In Nostoc piscinale CENA21, the genomic stretch GAAACCGTGATGCACCCCATTCTTGAGCTGCAAGTACTGTATCTAACAAAAATTGCTCATCAGCTCTGGAAGAATCTTCTCCGCCTACCGAAACAAACAGTCCTTGGTCTAAAGCAAAGTTCAGACTATCTTGGAGCTTTTGTAATACTAATTGCCACTTTCCCTGAAATTTTGCACCAATTTGAATTGCAGAGACGGGAATAGATATATGCACACGCTTTAAACCGCAAGCGATAGAAGCTTGAATATCAGAAATCACGGCGCGATTCCAGCCTAACAGATGAGCTTGCAAATTTAAATCAACAATTGTGGCGATCGCTTGTTGTTCGGCTTCACCCATCGCCGCAATCCCAATTTCGATTTCTGGTACACCAATTGCATCGAGAAATTTGGCGATCGCAATTTTTTCTTCTAAGTTAAAAGCGACACCTGCTGCTTGTTCGCCATCACGTAATGTTGTGTCATTGATGACAACCTGATTCATTGCTTAAATTTCTCCAAAAAAAGAGATTTATCTTTTTAGCTCCAGCTTGAGTCAATATAATCAGAATTCGATAAAAATGACTGCAAAATTCAATAAGTATTTAATTTATACTTATGTTGCTGAACTAAAAACAGATATTCTCTAATTCCTACTGACTAAGGGGTATTTACAGACTGTAATGCTCATCATATTTCATCAGCAGCTACATTTCCACTTGCGACTATTTCTGTATCTGATAAGGTGTCATGGTTGTAGCTAGTAACATGACCAAATAAGCGAGAAATTAAAGGTATGGTAATGAAAATTACAGCTAAAACCAATAAAAATGTCGAAATACCAAAAAGCTGATTCTGTGGGATTTCTAATACTCCCCGCAAAATTACTTCTCGTAATGCCGAAACTATGGTAATTTCAACTGCTGCACCTACCGATATTTGTTGAGTTTGTAAGTAATCAAT encodes the following:
- a CDS encoding phosphate-starvation-inducible PsiE family protein; this translates as MPKRVIREVNSWFERERIVSNLERFQDFIIISLCLGLFCVMLIRLGDMFFSFLHPLDLREITSDILFILILVELFRLLIDYLQTQQISVGAAVEITIVSALREVILRGVLEIPQNQLFGISTFLLVLAVIFITIPLISRLFGHVTSYNHDTLSDTEIVASGNVAADEI